A portion of the Chlamydia caviae GPIC genome contains these proteins:
- a CDS encoding menaquinone biosynthesis decarboxylase — MSSLRRLVSLLRSQNDLIDIFAPVDPYLELPEIHRRVIENQGPALLFHNVQGASFPVLTNLFGTQKRVDQIFSKVPKGLIPQVIHLLSSPPKLSQLWKHRNLLLRGLSLGLRKARFLKFPHKKMASVDLHQLPMLTSWPEDGGAFLTLPLVYTESPSSKIPNLGMYRMQRFDRDTLGLHFQIQKGGGMHFYEAEQKNENLPVTVFLSGNPFLILSAIAPLPENISELLLCTFLQGSKLHYKNDPDTPHPLLYDSEFILIGEGICNERRPEGPFGDHFGYYSLQHDFPAFKCRKIYHRKDAIYPATIVGKPYQEDFYLGNKLQEYLSPLFPMVMPGVRQLKSYGEAGFHALTGAVVKERYWKESLATSLRILGEGQLSLTKFLMITDHHVDLDNFPKLLETILSRIVPERDLIIFSETSNDTLDYTGPKLNKGSKAIFMGIGPAIRDLPHKYRGKSLPNITNMGTFCPGCLVLETTLQQVNIDALLNHPDLSSWPLVVLTENLNETLASSKDFLWKTFTRLAPATDLHVRFSNVAHHRPNYTFPILLNSLMKPHYPKEVEADETTIQKVSHRWNEYFPKY, encoded by the coding sequence ATGTCTTCCTTAAGACGTCTTGTTTCCCTTTTGCGTTCCCAAAACGACCTTATCGATATCTTTGCTCCTGTAGATCCTTATTTGGAGCTCCCTGAGATTCATCGTAGGGTCATTGAAAATCAGGGTCCCGCTCTTTTATTTCATAATGTTCAAGGGGCTTCTTTCCCTGTTCTTACCAATCTCTTTGGCACGCAAAAGCGTGTAGATCAGATCTTTTCTAAGGTCCCTAAAGGTTTAATTCCTCAAGTCATTCATTTACTATCTTCTCCTCCTAAGCTATCGCAGTTATGGAAACATCGCAATTTGTTACTTCGAGGGCTATCTCTAGGGTTACGCAAAGCGCGTTTCCTAAAATTTCCTCATAAGAAGATGGCTTCTGTAGATTTACATCAGTTGCCTATGCTGACAAGCTGGCCTGAAGATGGGGGTGCTTTTCTTACACTTCCTTTGGTCTATACGGAATCTCCTAGTTCTAAAATTCCTAACTTAGGAATGTATCGCATGCAAAGGTTTGATCGCGATACTTTAGGCTTGCATTTCCAAATCCAAAAAGGTGGTGGGATGCATTTTTATGAAGCAGAACAAAAGAATGAAAACCTTCCGGTTACTGTATTTTTATCAGGGAATCCCTTCTTGATACTTTCTGCAATAGCTCCTTTACCTGAAAACATCTCAGAACTTCTCCTTTGTACATTTTTACAAGGATCAAAATTGCATTATAAAAATGATCCTGATACCCCTCATCCCCTACTTTATGATTCTGAATTTATCCTGATAGGAGAGGGTATTTGCAATGAACGTAGGCCTGAAGGCCCTTTCGGAGATCATTTTGGTTATTATAGCCTTCAACATGACTTCCCAGCATTTAAATGTAGGAAGATCTATCATCGAAAAGACGCTATTTATCCTGCGACAATCGTAGGCAAACCTTATCAAGAAGATTTCTATTTAGGAAATAAGCTTCAGGAATACCTCTCGCCTTTATTCCCTATGGTCATGCCAGGAGTCAGACAGTTAAAAAGTTACGGAGAAGCAGGATTTCATGCATTAACAGGAGCTGTTGTTAAAGAGCGTTATTGGAAAGAATCCCTAGCAACCTCTTTAAGGATTCTTGGAGAAGGACAATTATCGCTAACAAAATTCCTGATGATTACAGATCACCACGTGGATCTCGATAACTTCCCTAAACTTCTAGAAACCATACTATCACGCATTGTTCCCGAGCGTGATTTGATTATCTTTTCGGAAACATCAAATGACACCCTAGATTATACAGGACCTAAATTAAATAAAGGCTCTAAAGCTATTTTCATGGGCATAGGCCCCGCAATTCGTGATCTTCCACATAAATATCGGGGAAAATCTCTCCCTAATATCACTAATATGGGAACTTTTTGTCCTGGTTGTCTCGTTTTAGAAACTACACTACAACAAGTAAATATTGATGCGTTATTAAATCACCCCGACCTCAGCTCGTGGCCTCTCGTTGTTCTTACAGAAAATCTAAACGAGACACTAGCCAGCTCGAAAGATTTTCTTTGGAAAACATTTACACGTCTCGCACCAGCGACAGATCTACATGTTCGTTTTAGTAATGTCGCCCATCATAGACCAAACTATACCTTCCCGATCTTACTTAATTCACTCATGAAGCCTCACTATCCCAAAGAAGTCGAAGCCGATGAAACAACTATTCAAAAAGTTTCTCATCGATGGAATGAGTATTTCCCTAAATACTAA
- the rpmB gene encoding 50S ribosomal protein L28, with protein sequence MSRKCPLTGKRPRRGNSYTIRGIAKKKKGIGLKVTGKTPRRFFPNMITKRLWSTEENKFLKLKISTSALRLIDKLGLEKVIARAKSKGL encoded by the coding sequence ATGTCAAGAAAGTGTCCACTTACTGGAAAAAGACCTCGCCGTGGCAATAGCTACACCATCCGAGGTATTGCGAAAAAGAAAAAAGGAATTGGTTTAAAAGTTACAGGGAAAACCCCACGCCGTTTCTTCCCTAATATGATCACCAAGAGACTTTGGTCTACAGAAGAGAACAAGTTCCTTAAACTTAAAATCTCCACCTCTGCCCTACGTCTTATCGACAAGCTTGGCTTAGAGAAAGTAATCGCAAGAGCTAAAAGCAAAGGCTTATAG
- a CDS encoding 4-alpha-glucanotransferase codes for MTPFSKALRCIQNSPAKQSWKTLGIMPKHGICLPLFSLHTRNSCGIGEFLDLIPMISWCRKHGFQIIQILPINDSGEDSSPYNSISSVALNPLYLSLASLPHAQSVAYANAKLRTMQQLSKLPYVHYPQVKAAKWEFLRDYYQYVVKIGALKDEDFEIFCEKEKYWLRPYTVFRSIKYHLKGAPVNNWPKAYTDIKNFTEFEKQFQDECSFFSYLQYLCFQQMSQVKAFADDNHVFLKGDLPILISKDSCDVWYYRQFFSSSGSAGAPPDIYNTEGQNWHLPIYNMHNLVQDNYTWWKARLRYAENFYSLYRLDHIVGLFRLWVWDTSGNGKFQPDDPKEYLPQGTDILTQILRASRMLPIGEDLGSVPTDVKETLVKLGICGTRIPRWERNWEGDGNFIPLGEYSPLSVTSLSTHDSDTLALWWRHAPKEAQKFAQFLGMFFTPVLAEEDQKHILTLSHKTSSIFHINLINDYLALCPDLVSNNLKYERINMPGTVSKNNWVYRIKPSVEEILTHDAFNANIADIFSKI; via the coding sequence ATGACTCCATTTTCTAAAGCTCTACGTTGTATCCAGAATTCTCCAGCAAAGCAAAGCTGGAAAACTCTAGGAATCATGCCCAAACATGGGATTTGCCTTCCTCTATTTTCCCTACATACAAGAAATAGCTGTGGTATCGGAGAGTTTTTAGATCTCATTCCTATGATCTCCTGGTGCCGAAAACACGGATTTCAAATCATACAAATTCTTCCTATTAACGATAGCGGTGAAGATAGCAGCCCGTACAATAGCATATCTTCAGTAGCACTCAACCCCCTGTATCTTTCCTTAGCAAGCCTTCCCCATGCCCAATCAGTTGCCTATGCGAATGCTAAGCTAAGAACTATGCAGCAGCTCTCTAAACTGCCCTACGTACATTATCCACAAGTCAAAGCTGCTAAATGGGAGTTCCTCCGTGACTATTACCAATATGTCGTCAAAATCGGAGCTTTAAAAGACGAAGATTTCGAAATTTTTTGTGAAAAGGAAAAGTATTGGCTACGCCCCTACACAGTATTTCGCTCTATTAAATACCACCTAAAAGGAGCCCCAGTAAACAACTGGCCCAAAGCCTACACAGACATTAAGAACTTCACGGAATTTGAAAAACAATTTCAAGATGAGTGCAGCTTTTTTTCCTATCTGCAATATCTCTGCTTTCAGCAAATGTCCCAGGTAAAAGCTTTTGCAGATGATAACCACGTTTTCCTTAAAGGAGATCTTCCCATCCTTATCAGTAAGGATAGTTGTGATGTTTGGTATTATAGACAGTTCTTTTCCTCTTCAGGATCTGCTGGAGCCCCTCCAGATATTTACAATACAGAAGGGCAAAACTGGCATCTTCCTATCTATAATATGCATAACCTTGTTCAAGATAACTACACTTGGTGGAAAGCTCGTCTACGTTATGCAGAAAATTTTTATTCTCTATACAGGCTGGATCATATCGTAGGGCTCTTTCGCTTGTGGGTGTGGGATACTTCAGGAAATGGAAAATTTCAACCTGACGACCCTAAAGAATATCTCCCCCAGGGAACGGATATACTGACGCAGATTCTACGTGCATCTCGTATGCTTCCCATAGGAGAAGACCTTGGAAGCGTACCTACTGATGTCAAAGAAACATTAGTAAAACTAGGGATATGTGGAACGAGAATTCCTCGATGGGAGCGTAATTGGGAAGGAGATGGAAACTTTATTCCTCTAGGGGAATATTCCCCACTTTCAGTAACCTCATTATCTACGCATGATTCCGACACGCTGGCTCTTTGGTGGCGGCACGCTCCGAAAGAAGCTCAAAAATTTGCACAATTTCTAGGAATGTTTTTCACCCCGGTCCTAGCTGAGGAAGATCAAAAACATATTCTCACGTTGTCTCATAAGACTTCGTCTATTTTTCACATTAATTTAATTAATGACTACCTTGCTCTCTGTCCCGATTTAGTATCCAATAATCTAAAGTATGAACGCATAAATATGCCAGGGACCGTATCAAAAAATAATTGGGTTTACAGGATCAAACCTTCCGTGGAAGAAATCCTGACTCATGATGCATTCAACGCAAATATAGCGGATATCTTTTCCAAGATTTAG
- a CDS encoding CesT family type III secretion system chaperone, translated as MQNQFEQLLESLGTKLNTSLVPDKNQACLIRFSATQVPVQLEEDGNSGDIAVGTILGPLPENVFRERIFKAALSVNASPQSNIKGILGYGEISQQLYLSDVLNMSYLNGDKLFHYLNLFSMHAKIWIAALETGNLPDLHVLGMYHL; from the coding sequence ATGCAAAATCAATTCGAACAACTTCTCGAGTCTTTAGGAACAAAACTGAATACCTCTTTGGTTCCTGATAAAAACCAAGCATGTCTGATTCGTTTTAGCGCTACTCAGGTTCCCGTACAACTTGAAGAAGATGGTAATTCTGGTGATATTGCTGTAGGTACAATCCTTGGACCGCTTCCTGAAAATGTATTCCGTGAACGCATTTTCAAAGCTGCTCTTTCTGTAAACGCCTCTCCTCAATCAAACATTAAAGGGATTCTTGGCTATGGAGAAATTTCTCAACAGCTATATCTATCTGATGTTTTAAATATGAGCTATCTGAATGGGGATAAGCTTTTCCACTACTTAAATCTTTTTTCGATGCATGCAAAAATTTGGATTGCTGCTTTAGAAACTGGCAATCTTCCTGATCTACATGTCTTAGGTATGTACCATCTATAA
- the sctW gene encoding type III secretion system gatekeeper subunit SctW encodes MAASGGAGGLGGSQAVDVAQVQAAAAKADAQEVIASQEQSDISMIKDSQDLSNPQAATRTKKKEEKFQTLESRRKGATQAEKKSESTGDKSDADLADKYTENNAEISGQDLRSIRDSLHDGSSEEDVLDLVKSKFSDPALQSVALDYLVQTTPASKGALKDTLIRAQQNHMQQNRQAVVGGKNILFASQEYASLLNTSAPGLRALYLEVTSDFHSCEQLLTSLQSRYSYEEMGTVSSFILKGMAADLKSEGSSIPAPKLQVMMTETRNLQAVLTGYHFFETKLPTLTASLKADGVTVPDLKFDKVADTFFKLINDKFPTASKMERGVRDLIGDDTEAVTGMLNLFFVALRGTSPRLFASAEKRQQLGTMMANALDAVNINNEDYPKSTDFPKPYPWS; translated from the coding sequence ATGGCTGCATCTGGAGGAGCTGGTGGCTTAGGCGGTTCACAAGCTGTTGACGTTGCGCAAGTGCAAGCTGCAGCTGCGAAAGCTGATGCCCAAGAAGTTATCGCTAGCCAAGAGCAATCCGACATCAGTATGATTAAGGATTCTCAGGATTTATCAAATCCTCAGGCTGCGACACGTACAAAGAAAAAAGAAGAAAAATTCCAAACTCTAGAATCTAGAAGGAAAGGCGCGACTCAAGCAGAGAAAAAGTCTGAAAGCACGGGAGATAAATCCGACGCGGATCTTGCGGATAAGTATACAGAAAATAATGCTGAAATCTCAGGTCAAGATTTACGCAGTATCCGAGATTCTTTGCATGATGGTTCTTCCGAAGAAGATGTTTTAGATCTTGTAAAATCTAAGTTCTCTGATCCTGCGCTTCAAAGTGTTGCCCTAGATTATTTAGTCCAGACAACACCAGCTTCTAAAGGAGCTTTAAAAGACACCTTAATCAGGGCACAACAAAACCACATGCAACAAAATCGACAAGCTGTTGTTGGTGGTAAAAATATTCTATTTGCCTCTCAAGAGTATGCATCTTTATTAAATACCTCTGCTCCAGGATTACGTGCTCTTTATCTTGAGGTAACGTCTGATTTCCATTCTTGTGAGCAATTACTAACATCTCTCCAGTCACGTTATAGTTACGAAGAAATGGGCACTGTTTCCTCTTTCATACTTAAGGGGATGGCTGCTGATTTAAAATCTGAAGGATCTTCAATTCCAGCTCCGAAACTACAGGTGATGATGACAGAAACTCGTAACCTTCAAGCTGTGCTTACTGGTTATCATTTCTTTGAGACAAAGCTACCAACACTTACCGCATCTTTAAAAGCCGATGGGGTAACAGTTCCGGATCTTAAATTTGATAAAGTAGCCGATACTTTCTTTAAGTTAATCAATGATAAATTCCCTACGGCTTCAAAAATGGAGCGCGGTGTCCGTGACCTTATTGGCGACGATACAGAAGCTGTTACAGGGATGCTCAACCTCTTCTTTGTTGCTTTAAGGGGGACATCCCCAAGATTATTTGCTTCAGCAGAAAAGCGTCAGCAATTAGGCACAATGATGGCTAATGCTTTAGATGCTGTGAATATTAACAACGAAGATTACCCAAAATCTACAGACTTCCCCAAACCTTATCCCTGGTCTTAA